CTAGATGAACCTGTCCTGGTTGGCAGGGCTTCAGGAACATGTGTAGTTCCAAAGGATAAACAAAGAAAGTCAGGAGGTGAGGTCTAGGATGCAAAAGCTTATTATTACTGCGGCAATTAATGGGGCAGAAGTGACAAAGGAACAGCAGCCCGGACTGCCTATTCTTCCTGATGAGGTAGGCCAGGAAGCAGCAGAGTGTGAAAAAGCAGGTGCTTCAATTATTCATCTCCATGGAAGAGATGAGGCCGGTAGGCCTACCCAGGATAGTGAGATTTTCAGGAAGTACATTGAAGCAATTAAAGTAAAATCCAATGTTATTATTCAAACGTCTACAGGCGGAGCTGTAGGAATGGCACCAGAGGAGAGACTGCAGCCAGTATCTCTTGCACCTGAAATGGCAACCCTGACAACAGGAACAGTAAACTTTGGGGAGGAGGTTTTCTACAATGCTCCCAGGGATATTGAGAAGTTTGCTGCATATATGAAAGAAATGGGTGTAAAGCCTGAAATTGAAGTGTTTGATGTAGGCATGATAAATAATGCCATGGTTCTGGTAAAAAAGGGGTTGCTTAGTTTACCCCTTCACTTTGATTTTGTCATGGGAGTTCCAGGAGGCATTACCGGAACACCAAAGAATCTCTTGCATTTGGTAGAATCCATTCCAGAGGGATCTACCTGGTCAGTTGCTGGCATAGGCAGAGCTGAACTGCCCCTGGCTGTAATGGCAATTATTTTGGGAGGGCATGTCAGGGTAGGCTTTGAGGATAATATCTATTATTCAAAGGGTGTACTAGCAGAATCAAATGCCCAGTTGGTGCAAAGGATAGCAAGGATAGCCGGGGAGCTTGGAAGAGAAGTGGCCACACCAGATGAAGCCAGACAAATCTTAGGTATATCTGGCAAAAGCCAAAATCAGATAAGAGGCACAACCTCTTATGGCTCATCCTAAATGGGGGTGAAATCATGGTTAAAATACTGACACCGCAAGAAGCAATAAGCAAAATGCAAGACGGAATGACAGTAGCAATAGGGGGATTTCTTGGCTGCGGCTGTCCAGACATGCTAATAGACGAAGTAATCAAACAAGGCTACAAAAACCTGACCCTAATCTGCAACGACACAGGCTTTCCAGGCAGGGGAGTAGGCAAGCTGCAGGATGACAACAGACTTGCCAGAGCCTACGTATCCTATATAGGAGCACACCCGGAAACAGGCAGACAAATGCAAACAGGAGAAATGGAAGTAATCTTAACACCCCAGGGCAGTATAGCAGAAATGCTAAGAGCAGCAGGAGCAGGACTAGGGGGAGTTTTAACACCAACAGGCATAGGCACAATAGTAGAAGAAGGAAAACAAGTGC
The DNA window shown above is from Desulfitibacter alkalitolerans DSM 16504 and carries:
- a CDS encoding 3-keto-5-aminohexanoate cleavage protein, with the translated sequence MQKLIITAAINGAEVTKEQQPGLPILPDEVGQEAAECEKAGASIIHLHGRDEAGRPTQDSEIFRKYIEAIKVKSNVIIQTSTGGAVGMAPEERLQPVSLAPEMATLTTGTVNFGEEVFYNAPRDIEKFAAYMKEMGVKPEIEVFDVGMINNAMVLVKKGLLSLPLHFDFVMGVPGGITGTPKNLLHLVESIPEGSTWSVAGIGRAELPLAVMAIILGGHVRVGFEDNIYYSKGVLAESNAQLVQRIARIAGELGREVATPDEARQILGISGKSQNQIRGTTSYGSS
- a CDS encoding CoA transferase subunit A, whose protein sequence is MVKILTPQEAISKMQDGMTVAIGGFLGCGCPDMLIDEVIKQGYKNLTLICNDTGFPGRGVGKLQDDNRLARAYVSYIGAHPETGRQMQTGEMEVILTPQGSIAEMLRAAGAGLGGVLTPTGIGTIVEEGKQVLTIEGKQYILEKPLKADVALLKAHKADKRGNLVYRRAARNFNPVMATAADLVIVQAEELVETGEIDPDMVHTPGVYVDILVNMEGSQNG